Proteins encoded by one window of Homo sapiens chromosome 10, GRCh38.p14 Primary Assembly:
- the OPN4 gene encoding melanopsin isoform X2, with protein sequence MNPPSGPRVPPSPTQEPSCMATPAPPSWWDSSQSSISSLGRLPSISPTAPGTWAAAWVPLPTVDVPDHAHYTLGTVILLVGLTGMLGNLTVIYTFCRSRSLRTPANMFIINLAVSDFLMSFTQAPVFFTSSLYKQWLFGETGCEFYAFCGALFGISSMITLTAIALDRYLVITRPLATFGVASKRRAAFVLLGVWLYALAWSLPPFFGWSAYVPEGLLTSCSWDYMSFTPAVRAYTMLLCCFVFFLPLLIIIYCYIFIFRAIRETGRALQTFGACKGNGESLWQRQRLQSECKMAKIMLLVILLFVLSWAPYSAVALVAFAGYAHVLTPYMSSVPAVIAKASAIHNPIIYAITHPKYRVAIAQHLPCLGVLLGVSRRHSRPYPSYRSTHRSTLTSHTSNLSWISIRRRQESLGSESEVGWTHMEAAAVWGAAQQANGRSLYGQGLEDLEAKAPPRPQGHEAETPGKVTGPGTCQSTKGWGLGASSPGRGQERETCSHGQGRYPPGITCSQHLPAFPCLPGVLCDSEML encoded by the exons ATGAACCCTCCTTCGGGGCCAAGAGTCCCGCCCAGCCCAACCCAAGAGCCCAGCTGCATGGCCACCCCAGCACCACCCAGCTGGTGGGACAGCTCCCAGAGCAGCATCTCCAGCCTGGGCCGGCTTCCATCCATCAGTCCCACA GCACCTGGGACTTGGGCTGCTGCCTGGGTCCCCCTCCCCACGGTTGATGTTCCAGACCATGCCCACTATACCCTGGGCACAGTGATCTTGCTGGTGGGACTCACGGGGATGCTGGGCAACCTGACGGTCATCTATACCTTCTGCAG GAGCAGAAGCCTCCGGACACCTGCCAACATGTTCATTATCAACCTCGCGGTCAGCGACTTCCTCATGTCCTTCACCCAGGCCCCTGTCTTCTTCACCAGTAGCCTCTATAAGCAGTGGCTCTTTGGGGAGACAG GCTGCGAGTTCTATGCCTTCTGTGGAGCTCTCTTTGGCATTTCCTCCATGATCACCCTGACGGCCATCGCCCTGGACCGCTACCTGGTAATCACACGCCCGCTGGCCACCTTTGGTGTGGCGTCCAAGAGGCGTGCGGCATTTGTCCTGCTGGGCGTTTGGCTCTATGCCCTGGCCTGGAGTCTGCCACCCTTCTTCGGCTGGA GCGCCTACGTGCCCGAGGGGTTGCTGACATCCTGCTCCTGGGACTACATGAGCTTCACGCCGGCCGTGCGTGCCTACACCATGCTTCTCTGCTGCTTCGTGTTCTTCCTCCCTCTGCTTATCATCATCTACTGCTACATCTTCATCTTCAGGGCCATCCGGGAGACAGGACG GGCTCTCCAGACCTTCGGGGCCTGCAAGGGCAATGGCGAGTCCCTGTGGCAGCGGCAGCGGCTGCAGAGCGAGTGCAAGATggccaagatcatgctgctggTCATCCTCCTCTTCGTGCTCTCCTGGGCTCCCTATTCCGCTGTGGCCCTGGTGGCCTTTGCTGG GTACGCACACGTCCTGACACCCTACATGAGCTCGGTGCCAGCCGTCATCGCCAAGGCCTCTGCAATCCACAACCCCATCATTTACGCCATCACCCACCCCAAGTACAG GGTGGCCATTGCCCAGCACCTGCCCTGCCTGGGGGTGCTGCTGGGTGTATCACGCCGGCACAGTCGCCCCTACCCCAGCTACCGCTCCACCCACCGCTCCACGCTGACCAGCCACACCTCCAACCTCAGCTGGATCTCCATACGGAGGCGCCAGGAGTCCCTGGGCTCGGAGAGTGAGGTG GGCTGGACACACATGGAGGCAGCAGCTGTGTGGGGAGCTGCCCAGCAAGCAAATGGGCGGTCCCTCTACGGTCAGGGTCTGGAGGACTTGGAAGCCAAGGCACCCCCCAGACCCCAGGGACACGAAGCAGAGACTCCAGGGAAGGTGACTGGGCCCGGTACCTGCCAATCCACAAAGGGGTGGGGGTTAGGGGCCAGTAGCCCAGGGAGAGGCCAGGAAAGAGAGACTTGTTCTCATGGGCAGGGGCGATATCCTCCAGGAATCACCTGCTCCCAGCACCTCCCAGCTTTTCCTTGTCTGCCTGGGGTTCTCTGTGACTCTGAGATGCTCTGA
- the OPN4 gene encoding melanopsin isoform X1, translating into MNPPSGPRVPPSPTQEPSCMATPAPPSWWDSSQSSISSLGRLPSISPTAPGTWAAAWVPLPTVDVPDHAHYTLGTVILLVGLTGMLGNLTVIYTFCRAVLRGVTVMMQSRSLRTPANMFIINLAVSDFLMSFTQAPVFFTSSLYKQWLFGETGCEFYAFCGALFGISSMITLTAIALDRYLVITRPLATFGVASKRRAAFVLLGVWLYALAWSLPPFFGWSAYVPEGLLTSCSWDYMSFTPAVRAYTMLLCCFVFFLPLLIIIYCYIFIFRAIRETGRALQTFGACKGNGESLWQRQRLQSECKMAKIMLLVILLFVLSWAPYSAVALVAFAGYAHVLTPYMSSVPAVIAKASAIHNPIIYAITHPKYRVAIAQHLPCLGVLLGVSRRHSRPYPSYRSTHRSTLTSHTSNLSWISIRRRQESLGSESEVGWTHMEAAAVWGAAQQANGRSLYGQGLEDLEAKAPPRPQGHEAETPGKVTGPGTCQSTKGWGLGASSPGRGQERETCSHGQGRYPPGITCSQHLPAFPCLPGVLCDSEML; encoded by the exons ATGAACCCTCCTTCGGGGCCAAGAGTCCCGCCCAGCCCAACCCAAGAGCCCAGCTGCATGGCCACCCCAGCACCACCCAGCTGGTGGGACAGCTCCCAGAGCAGCATCTCCAGCCTGGGCCGGCTTCCATCCATCAGTCCCACA GCACCTGGGACTTGGGCTGCTGCCTGGGTCCCCCTCCCCACGGTTGATGTTCCAGACCATGCCCACTATACCCTGGGCACAGTGATCTTGCTGGTGGGACTCACGGGGATGCTGGGCAACCTGACGGTCATCTATACCTTCTGCAG AGCTGTGCTTCGTGGAGTCACTGTGATGATGCA GAGCAGAAGCCTCCGGACACCTGCCAACATGTTCATTATCAACCTCGCGGTCAGCGACTTCCTCATGTCCTTCACCCAGGCCCCTGTCTTCTTCACCAGTAGCCTCTATAAGCAGTGGCTCTTTGGGGAGACAG GCTGCGAGTTCTATGCCTTCTGTGGAGCTCTCTTTGGCATTTCCTCCATGATCACCCTGACGGCCATCGCCCTGGACCGCTACCTGGTAATCACACGCCCGCTGGCCACCTTTGGTGTGGCGTCCAAGAGGCGTGCGGCATTTGTCCTGCTGGGCGTTTGGCTCTATGCCCTGGCCTGGAGTCTGCCACCCTTCTTCGGCTGGA GCGCCTACGTGCCCGAGGGGTTGCTGACATCCTGCTCCTGGGACTACATGAGCTTCACGCCGGCCGTGCGTGCCTACACCATGCTTCTCTGCTGCTTCGTGTTCTTCCTCCCTCTGCTTATCATCATCTACTGCTACATCTTCATCTTCAGGGCCATCCGGGAGACAGGACG GGCTCTCCAGACCTTCGGGGCCTGCAAGGGCAATGGCGAGTCCCTGTGGCAGCGGCAGCGGCTGCAGAGCGAGTGCAAGATggccaagatcatgctgctggTCATCCTCCTCTTCGTGCTCTCCTGGGCTCCCTATTCCGCTGTGGCCCTGGTGGCCTTTGCTGG GTACGCACACGTCCTGACACCCTACATGAGCTCGGTGCCAGCCGTCATCGCCAAGGCCTCTGCAATCCACAACCCCATCATTTACGCCATCACCCACCCCAAGTACAG GGTGGCCATTGCCCAGCACCTGCCCTGCCTGGGGGTGCTGCTGGGTGTATCACGCCGGCACAGTCGCCCCTACCCCAGCTACCGCTCCACCCACCGCTCCACGCTGACCAGCCACACCTCCAACCTCAGCTGGATCTCCATACGGAGGCGCCAGGAGTCCCTGGGCTCGGAGAGTGAGGTG GGCTGGACACACATGGAGGCAGCAGCTGTGTGGGGAGCTGCCCAGCAAGCAAATGGGCGGTCCCTCTACGGTCAGGGTCTGGAGGACTTGGAAGCCAAGGCACCCCCCAGACCCCAGGGACACGAAGCAGAGACTCCAGGGAAGGTGACTGGGCCCGGTACCTGCCAATCCACAAAGGGGTGGGGGTTAGGGGCCAGTAGCCCAGGGAGAGGCCAGGAAAGAGAGACTTGTTCTCATGGGCAGGGGCGATATCCTCCAGGAATCACCTGCTCCCAGCACCTCCCAGCTTTTCCTTGTCTGCCTGGGGTTCTCTGTGACTCTGAGATGCTCTGA
- the OPN4 gene encoding melanopsin isoform 2 (isoform 2 is encoded by transcript variant 2) produces MNPPSGPRVPPSPTQEPSCMATPAPPSWWDSSQSSISSLGRLPSISPTAPGTWAAAWVPLPTVDVPDHAHYTLGTVILLVGLTGMLGNLTVIYTFCRAVLRGVTVMMQSRSLRTPANMFIINLAVSDFLMSFTQAPVFFTSSLYKQWLFGETGCEFYAFCGALFGISSMITLTAIALDRYLVITRPLATFGVASKRRAAFVLLGVWLYALAWSLPPFFGWSAYVPEGLLTSCSWDYMSFTPAVRAYTMLLCCFVFFLPLLIIIYCYIFIFRAIRETGRALQTFGACKGNGESLWQRQRLQSECKMAKIMLLVILLFVLSWAPYSAVALVAFAGYAHVLTPYMSSVPAVIAKASAIHNPIIYAITHPKYRVAIAQHLPCLGVLLGVSRRHSRPYPSYRSTHRSTLTSHTSNLSWISIRRRQESLGSESEVGWTHMEAAAVWGAAQQANGRSLYGQGLEDLEAKAPPRPQGHEAETPGKTKGLIPSQDPRM; encoded by the exons ATGAACCCTCCTTCGGGGCCAAGAGTCCCGCCCAGCCCAACCCAAGAGCCCAGCTGCATGGCCACCCCAGCACCACCCAGCTGGTGGGACAGCTCCCAGAGCAGCATCTCCAGCCTGGGCCGGCTTCCATCCATCAGTCCCACA GCACCTGGGACTTGGGCTGCTGCCTGGGTCCCCCTCCCCACGGTTGATGTTCCAGACCATGCCCACTATACCCTGGGCACAGTGATCTTGCTGGTGGGACTCACGGGGATGCTGGGCAACCTGACGGTCATCTATACCTTCTGCAG AGCTGTGCTTCGTGGAGTCACTGTGATGATGCA GAGCAGAAGCCTCCGGACACCTGCCAACATGTTCATTATCAACCTCGCGGTCAGCGACTTCCTCATGTCCTTCACCCAGGCCCCTGTCTTCTTCACCAGTAGCCTCTATAAGCAGTGGCTCTTTGGGGAGACAG GCTGCGAGTTCTATGCCTTCTGTGGAGCTCTCTTTGGCATTTCCTCCATGATCACCCTGACGGCCATCGCCCTGGACCGCTACCTGGTAATCACACGCCCGCTGGCCACCTTTGGTGTGGCGTCCAAGAGGCGTGCGGCATTTGTCCTGCTGGGCGTTTGGCTCTATGCCCTGGCCTGGAGTCTGCCACCCTTCTTCGGCTGGA GCGCCTACGTGCCCGAGGGGTTGCTGACATCCTGCTCCTGGGACTACATGAGCTTCACGCCGGCCGTGCGTGCCTACACCATGCTTCTCTGCTGCTTCGTGTTCTTCCTCCCTCTGCTTATCATCATCTACTGCTACATCTTCATCTTCAGGGCCATCCGGGAGACAGGACG GGCTCTCCAGACCTTCGGGGCCTGCAAGGGCAATGGCGAGTCCCTGTGGCAGCGGCAGCGGCTGCAGAGCGAGTGCAAGATggccaagatcatgctgctggTCATCCTCCTCTTCGTGCTCTCCTGGGCTCCCTATTCCGCTGTGGCCCTGGTGGCCTTTGCTGG GTACGCACACGTCCTGACACCCTACATGAGCTCGGTGCCAGCCGTCATCGCCAAGGCCTCTGCAATCCACAACCCCATCATTTACGCCATCACCCACCCCAAGTACAG GGTGGCCATTGCCCAGCACCTGCCCTGCCTGGGGGTGCTGCTGGGTGTATCACGCCGGCACAGTCGCCCCTACCCCAGCTACCGCTCCACCCACCGCTCCACGCTGACCAGCCACACCTCCAACCTCAGCTGGATCTCCATACGGAGGCGCCAGGAGTCCCTGGGCTCGGAGAGTGAGGTG GGCTGGACACACATGGAGGCAGCAGCTGTGTGGGGAGCTGCCCAGCAAGCAAATGGGCGGTCCCTCTACGGTCAGGGTCTGGAGGACTTGGAAGCCAAGGCACCCCCCAGACCCCAGGGACACGAAGCAGAGACTCCAGGGAAG ACCAAGGGGCTGATCCCCAGCCAGGACCCCAGGATGTAG
- the OPN4 gene encoding melanopsin isoform 1 (isoform 1 is encoded by transcript variant 1): MNPPSGPRVPPSPTQEPSCMATPAPPSWWDSSQSSISSLGRLPSISPTAPGTWAAAWVPLPTVDVPDHAHYTLGTVILLVGLTGMLGNLTVIYTFCRSRSLRTPANMFIINLAVSDFLMSFTQAPVFFTSSLYKQWLFGETGCEFYAFCGALFGISSMITLTAIALDRYLVITRPLATFGVASKRRAAFVLLGVWLYALAWSLPPFFGWSAYVPEGLLTSCSWDYMSFTPAVRAYTMLLCCFVFFLPLLIIIYCYIFIFRAIRETGRALQTFGACKGNGESLWQRQRLQSECKMAKIMLLVILLFVLSWAPYSAVALVAFAGYAHVLTPYMSSVPAVIAKASAIHNPIIYAITHPKYRVAIAQHLPCLGVLLGVSRRHSRPYPSYRSTHRSTLTSHTSNLSWISIRRRQESLGSESEVGWTHMEAAAVWGAAQQANGRSLYGQGLEDLEAKAPPRPQGHEAETPGKTKGLIPSQDPRM, encoded by the exons ATGAACCCTCCTTCGGGGCCAAGAGTCCCGCCCAGCCCAACCCAAGAGCCCAGCTGCATGGCCACCCCAGCACCACCCAGCTGGTGGGACAGCTCCCAGAGCAGCATCTCCAGCCTGGGCCGGCTTCCATCCATCAGTCCCACA GCACCTGGGACTTGGGCTGCTGCCTGGGTCCCCCTCCCCACGGTTGATGTTCCAGACCATGCCCACTATACCCTGGGCACAGTGATCTTGCTGGTGGGACTCACGGGGATGCTGGGCAACCTGACGGTCATCTATACCTTCTGCAG GAGCAGAAGCCTCCGGACACCTGCCAACATGTTCATTATCAACCTCGCGGTCAGCGACTTCCTCATGTCCTTCACCCAGGCCCCTGTCTTCTTCACCAGTAGCCTCTATAAGCAGTGGCTCTTTGGGGAGACAG GCTGCGAGTTCTATGCCTTCTGTGGAGCTCTCTTTGGCATTTCCTCCATGATCACCCTGACGGCCATCGCCCTGGACCGCTACCTGGTAATCACACGCCCGCTGGCCACCTTTGGTGTGGCGTCCAAGAGGCGTGCGGCATTTGTCCTGCTGGGCGTTTGGCTCTATGCCCTGGCCTGGAGTCTGCCACCCTTCTTCGGCTGGA GCGCCTACGTGCCCGAGGGGTTGCTGACATCCTGCTCCTGGGACTACATGAGCTTCACGCCGGCCGTGCGTGCCTACACCATGCTTCTCTGCTGCTTCGTGTTCTTCCTCCCTCTGCTTATCATCATCTACTGCTACATCTTCATCTTCAGGGCCATCCGGGAGACAGGACG GGCTCTCCAGACCTTCGGGGCCTGCAAGGGCAATGGCGAGTCCCTGTGGCAGCGGCAGCGGCTGCAGAGCGAGTGCAAGATggccaagatcatgctgctggTCATCCTCCTCTTCGTGCTCTCCTGGGCTCCCTATTCCGCTGTGGCCCTGGTGGCCTTTGCTGG GTACGCACACGTCCTGACACCCTACATGAGCTCGGTGCCAGCCGTCATCGCCAAGGCCTCTGCAATCCACAACCCCATCATTTACGCCATCACCCACCCCAAGTACAG GGTGGCCATTGCCCAGCACCTGCCCTGCCTGGGGGTGCTGCTGGGTGTATCACGCCGGCACAGTCGCCCCTACCCCAGCTACCGCTCCACCCACCGCTCCACGCTGACCAGCCACACCTCCAACCTCAGCTGGATCTCCATACGGAGGCGCCAGGAGTCCCTGGGCTCGGAGAGTGAGGTG GGCTGGACACACATGGAGGCAGCAGCTGTGTGGGGAGCTGCCCAGCAAGCAAATGGGCGGTCCCTCTACGGTCAGGGTCTGGAGGACTTGGAAGCCAAGGCACCCCCCAGACCCCAGGGACACGAAGCAGAGACTCCAGGGAAG ACCAAGGGGCTGATCCCCAGCCAGGACCCCAGGATGTAG